Proteins from a genomic interval of Maylandia zebra isolate NMK-2024a linkage group LG15, Mzebra_GT3a, whole genome shotgun sequence:
- the LOC101475174 gene encoding uncharacterized protein LOC101475174 isoform X2 has translation MMLWAFGLALLLAVAPQAAVIKEGDGRMDSGVKMEAVGPAGLAQLLKMPALTKSSGFKPELRRSKRSVFLHSGVRICPQETISEVIASHQAYYQLRVCQEAVWEAFRIFFDRIPGTAEYQRWVHTCQHESLCISDLAKNFSDSEEHVSMIQRRMDRLRDRRPSSRGATTPAPTQKLLEITGPEAQTDPPSAPPVLVTSTTVFFSSTSASPSSAPETSHPAKELKEDPELPNVVPDSPVEQIVEFSIDLVDPGYRELLDDPDSPQYIDLAQHLQDQMQHVFDKLPGFRSIHVLGIRPGGISVHYSLVFEVSSPQITSEISENATDTPKSSSANSALREMVTKALREEASLPVDLDSINFEPEKILLPALRATASVGVMNQSSEPDSHNELEISTVEPEFDKLWPAVSLTPMEKENALEILLDPTAVPDDDATAVTSGVAEGSDQLPGSEDVTDESIYVSEPGPVKEEGKGEELLIITHEIETIHHDETGKLVRDYIPTPPALLELETDAPYVSLSPNLIPEGDLSPVGDDREGPRLDTVQITPTANIIFTTIPAAKEAPDVRLPITTVSAITDQPPTKPTVILHEDEEENALPEEEEEVYLGVSKTHDAGDISETKDVSELENEKGLLKPESGLAVEPDEESLKVLQATVEVSETVEGISEVSESAKEVSDVSETVKESSEVSEPVKESSEVSETVKEVSEVSESAKEVSDVSETVKESSEVSEPVKESSEVSEPVKEVSEVSETVKEVSEVSETVKESADVFKLKEVVAEISKVDELQEPDKLGATVADPDEKVAEVSVEKEVHGVSEPEKEVPEVLEPDQEVAEVSKPHREVPEVSNLEKEVYEVFERDNEVPEVSEPVKEVTVVSELGHEVAEASKPNQEVSGPLEPDQEVLAPSKPGQEIPAPSEPGQEVPAPSEPGHEIPAPSEPGQEVPAPSEPGQEVPAPSEPGQEIPAPSEPGQEVPALSEPGQEVPAPSEPGQEIPAPSEPGQEIPALSEPGQEIPAPSEPGQEIPAPSEPVQEVPAPSEPVQEVPALSEPGQEVPAPSEPVQEVPAPSEPGQEVPEVSEVDNEVPEVSEPAETSEPGHKVAENAKPDTKVPVDSEPGEEFIVESQEVAVSEPEKVITEVITTLGIEEKDLEFSEPKAEAEESTVKDLTEEALHEQPSVLQPEEEKAKITEEIKKMDENVIPNLQPEPNVGGVKEPEEESQLTGVEDVSEPKGEVVDATGSEKLVPEASEPEAKVIQEKPADVKPAEEEVSEGPARDDKDVERKEEEVLRVEKVKSPAEETAEPETAPTRETQVPKVTEMAPVEVGTAESEKEQEEVPEPTESVVEMKKVPYEPLPGKESEVLDVTEVPLPQSEEVVEQVKVAESPKPKEASQPVKGKADSLPPEEKLPEVSEPESKEEVIEEVQQSEGEHLHGLESDPGEGVVEMLEPEPKIDATEPPAESIKILPSLDGVDNLPFGEDAVQVIEDKNLLYPVRTDYHHPAEEHNLPVIPVQPSSEDVGEPDHDYPIIDHFYNEEDVESVDVQVEHEVNSTTMTETTKGNSHLETISHITVAAADTTGTSEATKELPEETQKSNLSPETDISVTAPPASDSLPTPPAASVDVSEVFLPVPTIDSGLFEVAEESEVPIVTESPEGDSAEPEVESEQSEPAVVIIDEDLGGYIKKEGGSPTTPPDATEDMVEEAVQDLAVELDQTSVVATDPNELLEKGEEGSGFLSVQEEHRTIVTTATPPLRYLTTPTMTTASHGRELVVFFSLRVTNMDFSEDLFNKTSPEYRSLENTFLDVLLPFLQANLTGFKKLEILNFRKGSVVVNSKMKFTKSVPYNITEAVHCILEEFCTAAAKKLHIQIDTHSLDIEPADQADPCKFQACGEFSRCVVNAWTKEAECQCQLGFVSVDGLPCQSLCVLQPNYCQGGECRIVPGYGAVCRHKDGYSLPALSS, from the exons ATGATGCTTTGGGCGTTTGGACTCGCTCTGCTGCTCGCCGTCGCTCCGCAGGCTGCCGTGATTAAAG AGGGCGATGGAAGGATGGACTCGGGGGTGAAGATGGAGGCCGTTGGCCCGGCGGGACTGGCGCAGCTGCTAAAGATGCCCGCCCTCACCAAAAGTTCAGGTTTTAAACCAGAGCTACGCCGATCCAAGAGGTCGGTGTTTTTACACTCCGGAGTGAGAATCTGCCCCCAGGAGACCATCAGTGAAGTGATCGCAAGCCACCAGGCGTACTACCAGCTCAGAG TTTGTCAGGAGGCGGTGTGGGAGGCGTTCAGGATCTTCTTCGACAGGATTCCGGGGACGGCCGAGTACCAGCGATGGGTTCACACGTGTCAGCACGAGTCGCTCTGCATCTCTGACCTCGCCAAAAACTTCAGCGACTCGGAGGAGCACGTGAGCATGATTCAGCGG AGGATGGACCGGCTGAGAGACAGGAGGCCTTCATCACG GGGAGCGACGACTCCTGCACCAACGCAGAAGCTCCTGGAGATCACAG GTCCTGAGGCTCAGACCGATCCCCCGTCAGCGCCCCCAGTGCTCGTCACCAGCACCACTGTCTTCTTCAGTTCCACGAGTGCCTCTCCAAGCTCCGCCCCTGAAACGAGCCACCCTGCCAAGGAGCTCAAAGAG GACCCGGAGCTTCCAAACGTCGTCCCAGATAGTCCGGTGGAGCAGATCGTGGAGTTCAGTATCGACCTGGTGGATCCGGGTTACAGAGAGCTGCTGGATGACCCGGATTCCCCTCAGTACATCGACCTGGCACAACACCTGCAGGACCAG ATGCAGCATGTCTTTGATAAACTTCCTGGATTTAGATCCATCCATGTGCTGGGTATCAG GCCTGGAGGAATCTCGGTGCACTACTCTCTGGTCTTTGAGGTCAGTTCCCCTCAAATCACCTCTGAGATTTCAGAGAATGCGACTGACACACCCAAGTCTTCCTCAGCCAACTCTGCACTCAGGGAAATGGTGACCAAGGCTCTGCGTGAGGAGGCGTCCCTTCCAGTCGACCTGGATTCAATTAACTTTGAACCAG AAAAGATCCTCCTACCAGCATTGAGAGCCACCGCTTCAGTTGGAGTAATGAATCAG TCCAGCGAGCCTGATTCACACAACGAGTTGGAAATTTCCACTGTGGAGCCAGAGTTTGACAAACTCTGGCCGGCAGTTTCCCTCACCCCCATGGAGAAGGAAAATGCCCTGGAGATCCTGCTTGACCCAACAGCAGTCCCAGATGATGATGCGACAGCAGTGACCAGTGGGGTGGCAGAGGGCAGCGATCAACTCCCAGGCTCGGAGGACGTTACTGATGAGTCGATTTATGTGAGTGAACCCGGGCCAGTAAAGGAAGAGGGGAAGGGAGAAGAATTGCTGATCATTACACATGAGATTGAAACCATTCATCATGATGAAACCGGTAAACTTGTGCGAGACTACATTCCCACCCCTCCTGCACTTCTTGAGCTGGAGACAGATGCTCCCTACGTCAGTTTGTCTCCTAACCTGATACCAGAGGGAGACCTGAGTCCTGTTGGTGACGACAGAGAAGGTCCTAGATTGGACACTGTTCAGATTACCCCAACCGCTAATATTATATTCACTACAATTCCGGCTGCAAAGGAGGCGCCTGATGTTAGACTCCCCATCACAACAGTCTCCGCCATAACAGACCAGCCACCCACAAAGCCAACAGTGATACTTCatgaagacgaagaagaaaatGCTCTtccagaggaagaagaggaggtatATTTGGGTGTCTCTAAAACCCACGATGCTGGTGATATTTCAGAAACAAAGGATGTTTCAGAGTTGGAAAATGAAAAGGGCCTGCTCAAACCAGAAAGTGGCTTGGCAGTTGAACCTGATGAAGAATCGCTCAAAGTTTTGCAGGCAACTGTTGAAGTTTCAGAGACAGTTGAAGGAATATCTGAAGTTTCAGAGTCAGCCAAAGAAGTATCTGATGTTTCAGAGACAGTCAAAGAATCATCTGAAGTTTCAGAGCCAGTCAAAGAATCATCTGAAGTTTCAGAGACAGTCAAAGAAGTATCTGAAGTTTCAGAGTCAGCCAAAGAAGTATCTGATGTTTCAGAGACAGTCAAAGAATCATCTGAAGTTTCAGAGCCAGTCAAAGAATCATCTGAAGTTTCAGAGCCAGTCAAAGAAGTATCTGAAGTTTCAGAGACAGTCAAAGAAGTATCTGAAGTTTCAGAGACAGTCAAAGAATCAGCTGATGTGTTTAAACTAAAAGAAGTAGTAGCTGAAATTTCCAAGGTAGATGAACTTCAAGAACCTGACAAACTAGGAGCAACTGTTGCAGACCCTGATGAAAAAGTAGCTGAAGTATCAGTTGAAAAAGAAGTACATGGGGTTTCTGAACCAGAAAAAGAAGTGCCTGAAGTTTTAGAGCCAGACCAAGAAGTAGCTGAGGTTTCGAAACCACACAGAGAAGTGCCTGAAGTTTCAAATTTAGAAAAAGAAGTATATGAGGTTTTTGAAAGGGATAATGAAGTGCCTGAAGTTTCAGAGCCAGTAAAAGAGGTAACTGTAGTCTCAGAGCTAGGTCATGAAGTAGCCGAGGCCTCAAAACCAAATCAAGAAGTATCTGGGCCTTTGGAGCCAGATCAAGAAGTACTTGCGCCTTCAAAGCCAGGTCAAGAAATACCTGCGCCTTCAGAGCCAGGTCAAGAAGTACCTGCGCCTTCTGAGCCAGGTCACGAAATACCTGCGCCTTCTGAGCCAGGTCAAGAAGTACCTGCGCCTTCTGAGCCAGGTCAAGAAGTACCTGCGCCTTCAGAGCCAGGTCAAGAAATACCTGCGCCTTCAGAGCCAGGTCAAGAAGTACCTGCACTTTCGGAGCCAGGTCAAGAAGTACCTGCACCTTCAGAGCCAGGTCAAGAAATACCTGCGCCTTCAGAGCCAGGTCAAGAAATACCTGCACTTTCGGAGCCAGGTCAAGAAATACCTGCGCCTTCTGAGCCAGGTCAAGAAATACCTGCGCCCTCTGAGCCAGTTCAAGAAGTACCTGCGCCTTCAGAGCCAGTTCAAGAAGTACCTGCACTTTCGGAGCCAGGTCAAGAAGTACCTGCGCCTTCAGAGCCAGTTCAAGAAGTACCTGCGCCTTCAGAGCCAGGTCAAGAAGTACCTGAAGTTTCTGAAGTAGATAATGAAGTGCCTGAAGTTTCAGAGCCAGCTGAAACCTCAGAGCCAGGTCacaaagtagctgaaaatgcaaaaccagacacaaaaGTGCCTGTAGACTCAGAGCCAGGGGAAGAGTTTATAGTAGAATCTCAAGAAGTTGCTGTTTCAGAGCCAGAAAAAGTAATTACAGAAGTAATTACTACTCTAGGTATTGAAGAGAAGGACCTTGAATTTTCAGAGCCCAAGGCAGAAGCAGAAGAAAGCACCGTCAAAGATCTGACAGAAGAAGCACTGCATGAACAGCCCAGTGTTTTACAACCAGaagaggaaaaagcaaaaattacagaagagattaaaaaaatggaCGAAAATGTAATTCCAAATTTGCAGCCTGAGCCAAATGTGGGGGGTGTTAAAGAACCAGAGGAAGAGTCACAACTCACAGGTGTAGAAGATGTTTCAGAACCAAAAGGAGAGGTGGTTGATGCCACAGGATCAGAAAAACTAGTGCCAGAGGCCTCTGAACCTGAAGCAAAAGTAATTCAGGAAAAGCCAGCAGATGTGAAACCAGCAGAAGAAGAGGTTTCTGAGGGTCCAGCACGAGATGATAAAGATGTCGaaagaaaggaggaagaggTTTTGCGGGTAGAAAAAGTTAAATCTCCAGCAGAAGAAACTGCAGAACCAGAAACTGCACCGACAAGGGAAACCCAAGTGCCCAAAGTAACAGAAATGGCACCTGTGGAAGTTGGGACTGCAGAATCAGAAAAGGAGCAAGAAGAAGTACCAGAACCGACTGAGTCGGTGGTAGAGATGAAAAAGGTACCATACGAACCATTACCTGGGAAAGAATCAGAAGTACTGGATGTAACTGAGGTCCCACTACCACAATCTGAAGAAGTCGTGGAACAAGTGAAGGTTGCTGAAAGCCCAAAACCAAAAGAAGCTTCTCAACCGGTCAAAGGCAAAGCTGACAGTTTACCACCAGAGGAAAAGCTACCAGAAGTCTCAGAGCCAGAATCTAAAGAAGAGGTAATAGAGGAAGTCCAACAATCAGAAGGGGAGCATCTTCATGGCCTAGAATCGGATCCAGGTGAGGGGGTAGTAGAGATGTTAGAACCAGAACCTAAAATAGATGCCACTGAGCCACCTGCCGAATCAATTAAAATCCTGCCCTCCTTGGATGGTGTGGACAACCTTCCTTTTGGAGAGGATGCTGTTCAGGTCATTGAAGATAAAAACCTCCTGTATCCTGTCAGAACTGACTATCATCACCCAGCAGAGGAGCATAATTTACCCGTCATACCAGTCCAGCCTTCCAGCGAAGATGTAGGCGAACCTGACCATGACTATCCCATCATTGATCATTTTTACAACGAGGAGGATGTAGAGAGTGTAGACGTTCAGGTGGAGCATGAAGTCAATTCCACCACAATGACAGAAACGACAAAAGGCAATTCACACTTGGAGACGATCTCTCATATCACAG TGGCAGCTGCAGACACAACAGGCACATCAGAAGCCACTAAAGAGTTGCCAGAGGAGACACAAAAAAGTAATTTATCCCCAGAAACAGACATCAGTGTGACAGCACCACCAGCTTCAGACTCACTGCCTACACCTCCGGCAGCTTCTGTCGATGTTTCTGAAGTGTTTTTACCCGTCCCAACAATTGACTCTGGACTCTTTGAGGTAGCAGAGGAATCTGAAGTCCCCATTGTTACTGAGTCTCCTGAGGGTGATAGCGCTGAGCCGGAGGTGGAGTCAGAGCAAAGCGAGCCAGCTGTCGTCATTATTGATGAAGACTTGGGAGgctacataaaaaaagaagGCGGAAGCCCCACCACCCCGCCGGATGCTACCGAAGAcatggtggaagaagctgtgcAGGACCTGGCTGTGGAGCTGGATCAAACCAGCGTGGTGGCCACAGACCCAAATGAGCTCCTGGAAAAGGGAGAAGAGGGGAGCGGCTTCCTGTCTGTGCAGGAGGAACACAGGACCATTGTCACCACGGCCACACCTCCACTGAGATACCTAACCACTCCCACCATGACCACGGCCAGCCACGGCCGGGAGCTGGTGGTGTTCTTCAGCCTGCGCGTCACCAACATGGACTTCTCTGAGGACCTCTTCAACAAGACTTCA
- the LOC101475174 gene encoding uncharacterized protein LOC101475174 isoform X1, whose translation MMLWAFGLALLLAVAPQAAVIKEGDGRMDSGVKMEAVGPAGLAQLLKMPALTKSSGFKPELRRSKRSVFLHSGVRICPQETISEVIASHQAYYQLRVCQEAVWEAFRIFFDRIPGTAEYQRWVHTCQHESLCISDLAKNFSDSEEHVSMIQRRMDRLRDRRPSSRGATTPAPTQKLLEITGPEAQTDPPSAPPVLVTSTTVFFSSTSASPSSAPETSHPAKELKEDPELPNVVPDSPVEQIVEFSIDLVDPGYRELLDDPDSPQYIDLAQHLQDQMQHVFDKLPGFRSIHVLGISETQDTDGPGGISVHYSLVFEVSSPQITSEISENATDTPKSSSANSALREMVTKALREEASLPVDLDSINFEPEKILLPALRATASVGVMNQSSEPDSHNELEISTVEPEFDKLWPAVSLTPMEKENALEILLDPTAVPDDDATAVTSGVAEGSDQLPGSEDVTDESIYVSEPGPVKEEGKGEELLIITHEIETIHHDETGKLVRDYIPTPPALLELETDAPYVSLSPNLIPEGDLSPVGDDREGPRLDTVQITPTANIIFTTIPAAKEAPDVRLPITTVSAITDQPPTKPTVILHEDEEENALPEEEEEVYLGVSKTHDAGDISETKDVSELENEKGLLKPESGLAVEPDEESLKVLQATVEVSETVEGISEVSESAKEVSDVSETVKESSEVSEPVKESSEVSETVKEVSEVSESAKEVSDVSETVKESSEVSEPVKESSEVSEPVKEVSEVSETVKEVSEVSETVKESADVFKLKEVVAEISKVDELQEPDKLGATVADPDEKVAEVSVEKEVHGVSEPEKEVPEVLEPDQEVAEVSKPHREVPEVSNLEKEVYEVFERDNEVPEVSEPVKEVTVVSELGHEVAEASKPNQEVSGPLEPDQEVLAPSKPGQEIPAPSEPGQEVPAPSEPGHEIPAPSEPGQEVPAPSEPGQEVPAPSEPGQEIPAPSEPGQEVPALSEPGQEVPAPSEPGQEIPAPSEPGQEIPALSEPGQEIPAPSEPGQEIPAPSEPVQEVPAPSEPVQEVPALSEPGQEVPAPSEPVQEVPAPSEPGQEVPEVSEVDNEVPEVSEPAETSEPGHKVAENAKPDTKVPVDSEPGEEFIVESQEVAVSEPEKVITEVITTLGIEEKDLEFSEPKAEAEESTVKDLTEEALHEQPSVLQPEEEKAKITEEIKKMDENVIPNLQPEPNVGGVKEPEEESQLTGVEDVSEPKGEVVDATGSEKLVPEASEPEAKVIQEKPADVKPAEEEVSEGPARDDKDVERKEEEVLRVEKVKSPAEETAEPETAPTRETQVPKVTEMAPVEVGTAESEKEQEEVPEPTESVVEMKKVPYEPLPGKESEVLDVTEVPLPQSEEVVEQVKVAESPKPKEASQPVKGKADSLPPEEKLPEVSEPESKEEVIEEVQQSEGEHLHGLESDPGEGVVEMLEPEPKIDATEPPAESIKILPSLDGVDNLPFGEDAVQVIEDKNLLYPVRTDYHHPAEEHNLPVIPVQPSSEDVGEPDHDYPIIDHFYNEEDVESVDVQVEHEVNSTTMTETTKGNSHLETISHITVAAADTTGTSEATKELPEETQKSNLSPETDISVTAPPASDSLPTPPAASVDVSEVFLPVPTIDSGLFEVAEESEVPIVTESPEGDSAEPEVESEQSEPAVVIIDEDLGGYIKKEGGSPTTPPDATEDMVEEAVQDLAVELDQTSVVATDPNELLEKGEEGSGFLSVQEEHRTIVTTATPPLRYLTTPTMTTASHGRELVVFFSLRVTNMDFSEDLFNKTSPEYRSLENTFLDVLLPFLQANLTGFKKLEILNFRKGSVVVNSKMKFTKSVPYNITEAVHCILEEFCTAAAKKLHIQIDTHSLDIEPADQADPCKFQACGEFSRCVVNAWTKEAECQCQLGFVSVDGLPCQSLCVLQPNYCQGGECRIVPGYGAVCRHKDGYSLPALSS comes from the exons ATGATGCTTTGGGCGTTTGGACTCGCTCTGCTGCTCGCCGTCGCTCCGCAGGCTGCCGTGATTAAAG AGGGCGATGGAAGGATGGACTCGGGGGTGAAGATGGAGGCCGTTGGCCCGGCGGGACTGGCGCAGCTGCTAAAGATGCCCGCCCTCACCAAAAGTTCAGGTTTTAAACCAGAGCTACGCCGATCCAAGAGGTCGGTGTTTTTACACTCCGGAGTGAGAATCTGCCCCCAGGAGACCATCAGTGAAGTGATCGCAAGCCACCAGGCGTACTACCAGCTCAGAG TTTGTCAGGAGGCGGTGTGGGAGGCGTTCAGGATCTTCTTCGACAGGATTCCGGGGACGGCCGAGTACCAGCGATGGGTTCACACGTGTCAGCACGAGTCGCTCTGCATCTCTGACCTCGCCAAAAACTTCAGCGACTCGGAGGAGCACGTGAGCATGATTCAGCGG AGGATGGACCGGCTGAGAGACAGGAGGCCTTCATCACG GGGAGCGACGACTCCTGCACCAACGCAGAAGCTCCTGGAGATCACAG GTCCTGAGGCTCAGACCGATCCCCCGTCAGCGCCCCCAGTGCTCGTCACCAGCACCACTGTCTTCTTCAGTTCCACGAGTGCCTCTCCAAGCTCCGCCCCTGAAACGAGCCACCCTGCCAAGGAGCTCAAAGAG GACCCGGAGCTTCCAAACGTCGTCCCAGATAGTCCGGTGGAGCAGATCGTGGAGTTCAGTATCGACCTGGTGGATCCGGGTTACAGAGAGCTGCTGGATGACCCGGATTCCCCTCAGTACATCGACCTGGCACAACACCTGCAGGACCAG ATGCAGCATGTCTTTGATAAACTTCCTGGATTTAGATCCATCCATGTGCTGGGTATCAG CGAGACCCAGGACACTGACGG GCCTGGAGGAATCTCGGTGCACTACTCTCTGGTCTTTGAGGTCAGTTCCCCTCAAATCACCTCTGAGATTTCAGAGAATGCGACTGACACACCCAAGTCTTCCTCAGCCAACTCTGCACTCAGGGAAATGGTGACCAAGGCTCTGCGTGAGGAGGCGTCCCTTCCAGTCGACCTGGATTCAATTAACTTTGAACCAG AAAAGATCCTCCTACCAGCATTGAGAGCCACCGCTTCAGTTGGAGTAATGAATCAG TCCAGCGAGCCTGATTCACACAACGAGTTGGAAATTTCCACTGTGGAGCCAGAGTTTGACAAACTCTGGCCGGCAGTTTCCCTCACCCCCATGGAGAAGGAAAATGCCCTGGAGATCCTGCTTGACCCAACAGCAGTCCCAGATGATGATGCGACAGCAGTGACCAGTGGGGTGGCAGAGGGCAGCGATCAACTCCCAGGCTCGGAGGACGTTACTGATGAGTCGATTTATGTGAGTGAACCCGGGCCAGTAAAGGAAGAGGGGAAGGGAGAAGAATTGCTGATCATTACACATGAGATTGAAACCATTCATCATGATGAAACCGGTAAACTTGTGCGAGACTACATTCCCACCCCTCCTGCACTTCTTGAGCTGGAGACAGATGCTCCCTACGTCAGTTTGTCTCCTAACCTGATACCAGAGGGAGACCTGAGTCCTGTTGGTGACGACAGAGAAGGTCCTAGATTGGACACTGTTCAGATTACCCCAACCGCTAATATTATATTCACTACAATTCCGGCTGCAAAGGAGGCGCCTGATGTTAGACTCCCCATCACAACAGTCTCCGCCATAACAGACCAGCCACCCACAAAGCCAACAGTGATACTTCatgaagacgaagaagaaaatGCTCTtccagaggaagaagaggaggtatATTTGGGTGTCTCTAAAACCCACGATGCTGGTGATATTTCAGAAACAAAGGATGTTTCAGAGTTGGAAAATGAAAAGGGCCTGCTCAAACCAGAAAGTGGCTTGGCAGTTGAACCTGATGAAGAATCGCTCAAAGTTTTGCAGGCAACTGTTGAAGTTTCAGAGACAGTTGAAGGAATATCTGAAGTTTCAGAGTCAGCCAAAGAAGTATCTGATGTTTCAGAGACAGTCAAAGAATCATCTGAAGTTTCAGAGCCAGTCAAAGAATCATCTGAAGTTTCAGAGACAGTCAAAGAAGTATCTGAAGTTTCAGAGTCAGCCAAAGAAGTATCTGATGTTTCAGAGACAGTCAAAGAATCATCTGAAGTTTCAGAGCCAGTCAAAGAATCATCTGAAGTTTCAGAGCCAGTCAAAGAAGTATCTGAAGTTTCAGAGACAGTCAAAGAAGTATCTGAAGTTTCAGAGACAGTCAAAGAATCAGCTGATGTGTTTAAACTAAAAGAAGTAGTAGCTGAAATTTCCAAGGTAGATGAACTTCAAGAACCTGACAAACTAGGAGCAACTGTTGCAGACCCTGATGAAAAAGTAGCTGAAGTATCAGTTGAAAAAGAAGTACATGGGGTTTCTGAACCAGAAAAAGAAGTGCCTGAAGTTTTAGAGCCAGACCAAGAAGTAGCTGAGGTTTCGAAACCACACAGAGAAGTGCCTGAAGTTTCAAATTTAGAAAAAGAAGTATATGAGGTTTTTGAAAGGGATAATGAAGTGCCTGAAGTTTCAGAGCCAGTAAAAGAGGTAACTGTAGTCTCAGAGCTAGGTCATGAAGTAGCCGAGGCCTCAAAACCAAATCAAGAAGTATCTGGGCCTTTGGAGCCAGATCAAGAAGTACTTGCGCCTTCAAAGCCAGGTCAAGAAATACCTGCGCCTTCAGAGCCAGGTCAAGAAGTACCTGCGCCTTCTGAGCCAGGTCACGAAATACCTGCGCCTTCTGAGCCAGGTCAAGAAGTACCTGCGCCTTCTGAGCCAGGTCAAGAAGTACCTGCGCCTTCAGAGCCAGGTCAAGAAATACCTGCGCCTTCAGAGCCAGGTCAAGAAGTACCTGCACTTTCGGAGCCAGGTCAAGAAGTACCTGCACCTTCAGAGCCAGGTCAAGAAATACCTGCGCCTTCAGAGCCAGGTCAAGAAATACCTGCACTTTCGGAGCCAGGTCAAGAAATACCTGCGCCTTCTGAGCCAGGTCAAGAAATACCTGCGCCCTCTGAGCCAGTTCAAGAAGTACCTGCGCCTTCAGAGCCAGTTCAAGAAGTACCTGCACTTTCGGAGCCAGGTCAAGAAGTACCTGCGCCTTCAGAGCCAGTTCAAGAAGTACCTGCGCCTTCAGAGCCAGGTCAAGAAGTACCTGAAGTTTCTGAAGTAGATAATGAAGTGCCTGAAGTTTCAGAGCCAGCTGAAACCTCAGAGCCAGGTCacaaagtagctgaaaatgcaaaaccagacacaaaaGTGCCTGTAGACTCAGAGCCAGGGGAAGAGTTTATAGTAGAATCTCAAGAAGTTGCTGTTTCAGAGCCAGAAAAAGTAATTACAGAAGTAATTACTACTCTAGGTATTGAAGAGAAGGACCTTGAATTTTCAGAGCCCAAGGCAGAAGCAGAAGAAAGCACCGTCAAAGATCTGACAGAAGAAGCACTGCATGAACAGCCCAGTGTTTTACAACCAGaagaggaaaaagcaaaaattacagaagagattaaaaaaatggaCGAAAATGTAATTCCAAATTTGCAGCCTGAGCCAAATGTGGGGGGTGTTAAAGAACCAGAGGAAGAGTCACAACTCACAGGTGTAGAAGATGTTTCAGAACCAAAAGGAGAGGTGGTTGATGCCACAGGATCAGAAAAACTAGTGCCAGAGGCCTCTGAACCTGAAGCAAAAGTAATTCAGGAAAAGCCAGCAGATGTGAAACCAGCAGAAGAAGAGGTTTCTGAGGGTCCAGCACGAGATGATAAAGATGTCGaaagaaaggaggaagaggTTTTGCGGGTAGAAAAAGTTAAATCTCCAGCAGAAGAAACTGCAGAACCAGAAACTGCACCGACAAGGGAAACCCAAGTGCCCAAAGTAACAGAAATGGCACCTGTGGAAGTTGGGACTGCAGAATCAGAAAAGGAGCAAGAAGAAGTACCAGAACCGACTGAGTCGGTGGTAGAGATGAAAAAGGTACCATACGAACCATTACCTGGGAAAGAATCAGAAGTACTGGATGTAACTGAGGTCCCACTACCACAATCTGAAGAAGTCGTGGAACAAGTGAAGGTTGCTGAAAGCCCAAAACCAAAAGAAGCTTCTCAACCGGTCAAAGGCAAAGCTGACAGTTTACCACCAGAGGAAAAGCTACCAGAAGTCTCAGAGCCAGAATCTAAAGAAGAGGTAATAGAGGAAGTCCAACAATCAGAAGGGGAGCATCTTCATGGCCTAGAATCGGATCCAGGTGAGGGGGTAGTAGAGATGTTAGAACCAGAACCTAAAATAGATGCCACTGAGCCACCTGCCGAATCAATTAAAATCCTGCCCTCCTTGGATGGTGTGGACAACCTTCCTTTTGGAGAGGATGCTGTTCAGGTCATTGAAGATAAAAACCTCCTGTATCCTGTCAGAACTGACTATCATCACCCAGCAGAGGAGCATAATTTACCCGTCATACCAGTCCAGCCTTCCAGCGAAGATGTAGGCGAACCTGACCATGACTATCCCATCATTGATCATTTTTACAACGAGGAGGATGTAGAGAGTGTAGACGTTCAGGTGGAGCATGAAGTCAATTCCACCACAATGACAGAAACGACAAAAGGCAATTCACACTTGGAGACGATCTCTCATATCACAG TGGCAGCTGCAGACACAACAGGCACATCAGAAGCCACTAAAGAGTTGCCAGAGGAGACACAAAAAAGTAATTTATCCCCAGAAACAGACATCAGTGTGACAGCACCACCAGCTTCAGACTCACTGCCTACACCTCCGGCAGCTTCTGTCGATGTTTCTGAAGTGTTTTTACCCGTCCCAACAATTGACTCTGGACTCTTTGAGGTAGCAGAGGAATCTGAAGTCCCCATTGTTACTGAGTCTCCTGAGGGTGATAGCGCTGAGCCGGAGGTGGAGTCAGAGCAAAGCGAGCCAGCTGTCGTCATTATTGATGAAGACTTGGGAGgctacataaaaaaagaagGCGGAAGCCCCACCACCCCGCCGGATGCTACCGAAGAcatggtggaagaagctgtgcAGGACCTGGCTGTGGAGCTGGATCAAACCAGCGTGGTGGCCACAGACCCAAATGAGCTCCTGGAAAAGGGAGAAGAGGGGAGCGGCTTCCTGTCTGTGCAGGAGGAACACAGGACCATTGTCACCACGGCCACACCTCCACTGAGATACCTAACCACTCCCACCATGACCACGGCCAGCCACGGCCGGGAGCTGGTGGTGTTCTTCAGCCTGCGCGTCACCAACATGGACTTCTCTGAGGACCTCTTCAACAAGACTTCA